The proteins below come from a single Cricetulus griseus strain 17A/GY chromosome 6, alternate assembly CriGri-PICRH-1.0, whole genome shotgun sequence genomic window:
- the Egfl7 gene encoding epidermal growth factor-like protein 7 isoform X2, producing the protein MQTMWGSRELLVAWCLVLAAGGTEHVYRPSRRVCAVGVSGGPILESFVQRVYQPFLTTCDGHRACSTYRTIYRTAYRRSPGPTPTRPHYACCPGWKRTSGLPGACGAAICQPPCGNGGSCIRPGHCRCPVGWQGDTCQIDVDECSTGEASCPQRCVNTVGSYWCECWEGQSLSVDGMRCLPKERPSLVAPSPTAGVDSMVREEVHRLQSRVDVLEQKLQLVLAPLHSLASWATEHGLQDPGSLLAHSFQQLDRIDSLSEQVSFLEEQLGSCSCKKDL; encoded by the exons ATGCAGACCATGTGGGGCTCCCGAGAGCTGCTTGTGGCATGGTGTCTAGTGTTGGCAGCAGGTGGTACTGAGCATGTCTATAGGCCCAG CCGCAGAGTGTGTGCTGTGGGAGTTTCTGGAGGTCCTATCTTGGAGTCCTTTGTGCAGCGTGTGTACCAGCCTTTCCTCACCACTTGTGATGGACACCGTGCCTGCAGCACTTACCG AACCATCTACCGGACTGCCTATCGCCGCAGCCCTGGGCCAACTCCCACCAGGCCTCACTATGCCTGCTGCCCTGGTTGGAAGAGGACCAGCGGACTTCCCGGGGCTTGTGGAGCAG CAATATGCCAGCCTCCATGTGGGAATGGAGGGAGTTGTATCCGCCCAGGCCACTGCCGCTGCCCCGTGGGATGGCAAGGAGATACTTGCCAGATAG ATGTGGATGAATGCAGTACCGGAGAGGCCAGCTGTCCCCAGCGCTGTGTCAATACTGTGGGAAGTTACTGGTGCGAGTGTTGGGAGGGGCAAAGCCTGTCTGTAGATGGAATGCGCTGCCTGCCCAAGGAGCGACCCTCCTTGGTGGCCCCAAGCCCCACAGCAG GAGTGGACAGCATGGTGAGGGAGGAGGTACACAGGCTGCAGTCCCGGGTTGATGTGCTGGAGCAG AAACTGCAGTTGGTGCTGGCCCCACTGCACAGCCTGGCCTCTTGGGCTACAGAGCATGGGCTACAAGACCCTGGCAGCCTGCTGGCCCACTCCTTCCAGCAGCTGGACCGCATTGATTCACTGAGTGAGCAGGTCTCCTTCTTGGAGGAGCAGCTAGGGTCCT GCTCTTGCAAAAAAGATCTGTGA